The following proteins are encoded in a genomic region of Dioscorea cayenensis subsp. rotundata cultivar TDr96_F1 chromosome 8, TDr96_F1_v2_PseudoChromosome.rev07_lg8_w22 25.fasta, whole genome shotgun sequence:
- the LOC120267104 gene encoding uncharacterized protein LOC120267104 isoform X1: MNEDRAEKAHGVLVAGEANNLRQASELMKSIISSSYSTKLFSHKWQLLRDKLQQLNSALETADKCGNSGENSVLVQLLQSLVSTATEIHELVDKCSNGLYSGGKLQMNRDLDVAASELELHANSLNEIYASGALKPAGALVVSRPGAGTRREDVKFYLEDLLTKLKVGDAEMKTQALASINEMLHEDEKHARILVMEIADSVDVLVRVLESKQVSIQEQVAEAIAVIAEQGSSYRGILLNAGILSPLIETADSASEAVKERVTRALKKMTEHADNCWSVSAHGGVTVMLKILAEVGASVQLISSACGVLRNLSKVHEIKRFMMEHGLVSLLINLLRSKEEGSQIEAIEFLHHLAVQDGAMKDNVIKGGVVESLLKILNPNSLQSSKAREVALRAIQGLCFSSVNSITGLIHCGFLDRVLFFLKDGEISVQESALKATFHLCGTSQVAVKKAMGDAGFMEELVKWLETKSPEAQEMAAEILCSLLSIQRNQRKFIREDHNIRKVIKLLYQVEEKPAVLKKHLLSILFLLSCSYNGQRKIISAGYVEHLEKLAENGVVDAKKILKKLSGNRFQSIFSGFWKYTSL; the protein is encoded by the coding sequence ATGAATGAAGACAGAGCAGAGAAGGCGCATGGTGTCCTGGTGGCCGGAGAGGCAAATAATCTCCGGCAAGCATCTGAGCTAATGAAGTCCATTATCTCTTCCTCTTATTCCACCAAACTCTTCTCTCACAAATGGCAGTTGCTTCGAGACAAGCTCCAGCAGCTCAACTCTGCTCTAGAAACTGCAGACAAATGTGGAAACTCTGGCGAGAATTCAGTGCTTGTTCAACTCCTACAGTCCTTGGTTTCAACTGCAACTGAGATACATGAACTCGTTGACAAGTGTAGCAATGGGTTGTATAGTGGTGGGAAGCTCCAAATGAACCGTGATCTTGATGTTGCTGCCTCTGAGCTTGAGCTTCACGCCAACAGTCTCAATGAAATCTATGCTTCTGGAGCTCTGAAACCTGCTGGAGCTCTTGTTGTCTCGCGTCCCGGCGCTGGTACCAGGCGTGAGGATGTGAAGTTCTACTTAGAGGACCTGCTCACAAAGCTAAAGGTAGGAGATGCGGAGATGAAGACTCAAGCCTTGGCCAGCATTAACGAGATGCTTCATGAAGATGAGAAGCATGCAAGGATACTGGTCATGGAGATTGCTGACTCTGTTGACGTTCTTGTACGTGTTCTTGAATCCAAACAAGTTAGCATTCAAGAGCAAGTAGCAGAGGCCATTGCAGTGATTGCCGAGCAAGGTTCTTCTTACAGGGGAATTCTTCTCAATGCTGGCATTCTCTCTCCACTGATTGAGACTGCAGATTCTGCAAGTGAAGCAGTGAAAGAAAGAGTGACTAGAGCTCTGAAGAAGATGACCGAGCATGCTGACAACTGTTGGTCAGTTTCAGCTCATGGAGGTGTTACAGTTATGCTCAAGATCTTGGCTGAAGTTGGTGCGAGTGTTCAGTTGATAAGTTCAGCTTGTGGTGTTCTGAGGAACCTCAGTAAGGTCCATGAGATCAAGAGATTCATGATGGAGCATGGACTTGTTTCTCTTCTCATTAACCTCTTGAGATCAAAGGAAGAAGGCTCTCAGATAGAAGCCATTGAGTTTCTGCATCATTTGGCCGTTCAGGATGGTGCCATGAAGGATAATGTGATTAAGGGAGGTGTAGTTGAGTCACTACTCAAGATTCTCAATCCCAATTCTCTTCAATCTTCCAAAGCTAGAGAGGTTGCACTTAGAGCAATCCAAGGATTATGCTTCTCGTCAGTGAATTCCATCACTGGCTTAATTCATTGTGGATTCCTTGATCGAGTTCTCTTCTTTCTAAAGGATGGTGAGATTTCTGTACAAGAATCAGCACTGAAGGCCACCTTTCATCTATGTGGGACTTCCCAAGTTGCAGTTAAGAAGGCCATGGGTGACGCTGGCTTCATGGAAGAACTTGTGAAGTGGCTTGAGACCAAATCACCTGAAGCCCAAGAAATGGCCGCAGAGATACTCTGTAGTTTGCTTTCCATACAAAGGAATCAGAGAAAATTCATTAGAGAAGATCACAACATCAGAAAGGTAATCAAATTACTTTATCAGGTGGAGGAGAAACCTGCGGTTCTAAAGAAGCATTTgctatccattttatttttattgtcctGTAGCTATAATGGGCAGAGAAAGATTATCTCGGCCGGGTATGTGGAGCATTTAGAGAAGCTTGCAGAGAACGGTGTGGTTGATGCCAAGAAGATTCTTAAGAAGCTGTCAGGTAACAGGTTTCAGAGTATTTTCAGTGGATTTTGGAAGTACACATCATTATAG
- the LOC120267104 gene encoding uncharacterized protein LOC120267104 isoform X2 yields the protein MNEDRAEKAHGVLVAGEANNLRQASELMKSIISSSYSTKLFSHKWQLLRDKLQQLNSALETADKCGNSGENSVLVQLLQSLVSTATEIHELVDKCSNGLYSGGKLQMNRDLDVAASELELHANSLNEIYASGALKPAGALVVSRPGAGTRREDVKFYLEDLLTKLKVGDAEMKTQALASINEMLHEDEKHARILVMEIADSVDVLVRVLESKQVSIQEQVAEAIAVIAEQGSSYRGILLNAGILSPLIETADSASEAVKERVTRALKKMTEHADNCWSVSAHGGVTVMLKILAEVGASVQLISSACGVLRNLSKVHEIKRFMMEHGLVSLLINLLRSKEEGSQIEAIEFLHHLAVQDGAMKDNVIKGGVVESLLKILNPNSLQSSKAREVALRAIQGLCFSSVNSITGLIHCGFLDRVLFFLKDGEISVQESALKATFHLCGTSQVAVKKAMGDAGFMEELVKWLETKSPEAQEMAAEILCSLLSIQRNQRKFIREDHNIRKL from the exons ATGAATGAAGACAGAGCAGAGAAGGCGCATGGTGTCCTGGTGGCCGGAGAGGCAAATAATCTCCGGCAAGCATCTGAGCTAATGAAGTCCATTATCTCTTCCTCTTATTCCACCAAACTCTTCTCTCACAAATGGCAGTTGCTTCGAGACAAGCTCCAGCAGCTCAACTCTGCTCTAGAAACTGCAGACAAATGTGGAAACTCTGGCGAGAATTCAGTGCTTGTTCAACTCCTACAGTCCTTGGTTTCAACTGCAACTGAGATACATGAACTCGTTGACAAGTGTAGCAATGGGTTGTATAGTGGTGGGAAGCTCCAAATGAACCGTGATCTTGATGTTGCTGCCTCTGAGCTTGAGCTTCACGCCAACAGTCTCAATGAAATCTATGCTTCTGGAGCTCTGAAACCTGCTGGAGCTCTTGTTGTCTCGCGTCCCGGCGCTGGTACCAGGCGTGAGGATGTGAAGTTCTACTTAGAGGACCTGCTCACAAAGCTAAAGGTAGGAGATGCGGAGATGAAGACTCAAGCCTTGGCCAGCATTAACGAGATGCTTCATGAAGATGAGAAGCATGCAAGGATACTGGTCATGGAGATTGCTGACTCTGTTGACGTTCTTGTACGTGTTCTTGAATCCAAACAAGTTAGCATTCAAGAGCAAGTAGCAGAGGCCATTGCAGTGATTGCCGAGCAAGGTTCTTCTTACAGGGGAATTCTTCTCAATGCTGGCATTCTCTCTCCACTGATTGAGACTGCAGATTCTGCAAGTGAAGCAGTGAAAGAAAGAGTGACTAGAGCTCTGAAGAAGATGACCGAGCATGCTGACAACTGTTGGTCAGTTTCAGCTCATGGAGGTGTTACAGTTATGCTCAAGATCTTGGCTGAAGTTGGTGCGAGTGTTCAGTTGATAAGTTCAGCTTGTGGTGTTCTGAGGAACCTCAGTAAGGTCCATGAGATCAAGAGATTCATGATGGAGCATGGACTTGTTTCTCTTCTCATTAACCTCTTGAGATCAAAGGAAGAAGGCTCTCAGATAGAAGCCATTGAGTTTCTGCATCATTTGGCCGTTCAGGATGGTGCCATGAAGGATAATGTGATTAAGGGAGGTGTAGTTGAGTCACTACTCAAGATTCTCAATCCCAATTCTCTTCAATCTTCCAAAGCTAGAGAGGTTGCACTTAGAGCAATCCAAGGATTATGCTTCTCGTCAGTGAATTCCATCACTGGCTTAATTCATTGTGGATTCCTTGATCGAGTTCTCTTCTTTCTAAAGGATGGTGAGATTTCTGTACAAGAATCAGCACTGAAGGCCACCTTTCATCTATGTGGGACTTCCCAAGTTGCAGTTAAGAAGGCCATGGGTGACGCTGGCTTCATGGAAGAACTTGTGAAGTGGCTTGAGACCAAATCACCTGAAGCCCAAGAAATGGCCGCAGAGATACTCTGTAGTTTGCTTTCCATACAAAGGAATCAGAGAAAATTCATTAGAGAAGATCACAACATCAGAAAG CTATAA